Below is a genomic region from Planctomycetota bacterium.
GGCGTCGGCGTCGGCCTTCGCGTTGGGGTCGGCCTTGGCCGCCAGCAGCAATTCCGCAATGTCTTTGTGGCCGTGCTTCGCGGCGAGGTGGAGGGGTGTGTCGTCGTGCGCGGCCTTGGCGTTGACATCGGCCTTGGCCGCGATGAGGAGCTTGACGGCCTCCAGGCAGCCCTGGTGCACGGGCAGGCCCGTGAGGTGGTTGACGGCCGCGTGGAGCGGCGTGTCGCCGCCCCTGGTCTTCGCGTTGGGGTCGGCGCCCTTGGCGAGGAGCGCGCCGACGACGGCGGCGTGGCCCGCCTGGGCGGCGAGGTGGAGGGGCGTGATGCCCTTCTCGTTGCTCGCCTTGGGGTCGGCGCCCTTGGCCAGGAGCAGCTCGGCGACGTCGGCCTTGCCGCTGGCGGCGGCGTGGAAGAGCAGGGTGTCGCCCTCGTCGTCGCGGGCCGTGGCAATGCCGGGGTTGTCCTCGACCATCGCCTTGAGCTTCGCGGCGTCGCCCTCCTTGGTCTGTTGAATGGCCTCGCCTGGCAGGGCGACGATGCCGTCCTTGCCGGCCTTCGAGCGCGGCGTGCCCTCCTCGCAGCCGGCCAGGGCGAGGAGCACGCCCAGAAGCATGGACACGCGGAGCAGCCTCGGCATGGCGTTCCCCCTTAGAAACTATCTCAGAACCCACGTGGGCTCTGAGGTAGTTTCTTAGAGCACGCGGGGCAGAGACGCCCCGCCCACAGAGAAGTCACCAGTATCATAGCCGTGGCGGGCGGTACGTCAACCTCTCTTTGCGCGACGCTCTTGATTCCACGACGGGCGCGGCGTACTGTGGCGCTGTCGAGGAGGACACACATGGGAAGCCTCACCGAGTTCTGGATCGGCCGTGTGCTCGTCTTCCTCTACGAAGACGGCTTCACGGTCTTCCTCCGCGACGATGCGGAGTTTACCGCCTACGTGGGCCTGCTGGAGGTGATAGCCGTCGCCGCGGTGCTGCTGCTGGCTGCGAAGTGGGCGCGGCCGAGTTCGTCGTGGCTTGTGCTGCTCGCGGCCGGTGCGGCGCTGGGGGCGACAGGTATGTGGCTTGGGGTGACGAGCAACCGGCTTGCCCCAACCGCCTATGTGCTGACCCTGCTGGGGATTCCTCTGGGCCTGTGTGCCTTCGCCGTGTCGCTTGCCATCTGGCGCGCCCTGCGGCTCATGGGCGTGCAAAGGGCGCAGCGGCCTGCCCCGCCGGCTGTCTAGAAGAAGTCCTTCACCACCTCGGCCAGCAGCGTGGTGTCCTGCGATTCCAGAATCTTCGCGATGCGCCAGGAGGGGACTCTGAGGTTCCTGAGCGCCGTTTCGGCCTGGGACCAGAGGCGCTTGCGCTTCTTGTCGTCGTCGGTGACCATGATATCCGACACCAGCTCGGCCAGCTTCTGGAGCATCAGGTCGGGCTTGTGGTCGTAGTAGCGCTTGATGATGCCGCGCTGGTGGGGGTTGTAGTCGGGCATGCGATCATCTCTGTTCCGAGTGGGTGGGGCAGGTGGGGCCTGTGGGACCTGTGGGACGAAGAGGCGCAAGCTGTCCCACGGGTCTCACTTGTCCCACTCGTCCCACTGCGTCGGGCTGTAGCATGCTCACGGCAGGAACTTCCTGGTGTTGCGCAGTTTCTCGGGCAGGTACTTTTCGACGACGAAGTTGAGGCTGTGGGCGGCGAATGCCTGCTGCTCGACGCGCACGCCCATCTTGATCATCTGGTCTATCGCGCGCTGCCACTCCTTGTGGTGGTGGAAGA
It encodes:
- a CDS encoding ankyrin repeat domain-containing protein, giving the protein MPRLLRVSMLLGVLLALAGCEEGTPRSKAGKDGIVALPGEAIQQTKEGDAAKLKAMVEDNPGIATARDDEGDTLLFHAAASGKADVAELLLAKGADPKASNEKGITPLHLAAQAGHAAVVGALLAKGADPNAKTRGGDTPLHAAVNHLTGLPVHQGCLEAVKLLIAAKADVNAKAAHDDTPLHLAAKHGHKDIAELLLAAKADPNAKADADAYEETPLHRAVVYNHQAVVELLLAKGADINAKDLHGRTPLARARHMRHRELADFLQQKGATE